The Streptomonospora litoralis genome window below encodes:
- a CDS encoding branched-chain amino acid aminotransferase, producing MNSSTTTSGLTFDVRLSAQRKTPQERAQLLDNPGFGTVFTDHMVAIDYTEGEGWYDARLEPYGPLTLDPATAALHYAQEIFEGLKAYRHPTGEAACFRPDANAARLNRSARRMAMPELPEELFLGAIETLLQHDSEWIPTQPNSSLYLRPFMFATDVGLGVNHPSRSYRFVLIASPSGPYFSGGIKPVTVWLSEDYTRAAPGGTGQAKFAGNYAASFVAQSQAVEQGCDQVVWLDAKEHRWVEEMGGMNLFFVFGSGDDARLLTPPLTGTLLPGITRDSLLSLGPELGFPTEESPISTEEWRRAARSGELTEVFACGTAAVITPVGHVKSKDGEFTIGDGGAGPVTMGLREELVALQYGTRPDTHGWVRIFD from the coding sequence ATGAACAGCAGCACCACCACAAGCGGGTTGACGTTCGACGTCCGGCTGTCGGCCCAGCGGAAGACCCCGCAGGAGCGCGCACAACTGCTGGACAATCCCGGGTTCGGAACCGTGTTCACCGATCACATGGTCGCCATCGACTACACCGAGGGCGAAGGCTGGTACGACGCCAGGCTGGAGCCCTACGGGCCGCTGACCCTGGACCCGGCCACAGCGGCCCTGCACTACGCCCAGGAGATCTTCGAAGGGCTCAAGGCGTACCGGCATCCCACCGGCGAGGCCGCCTGCTTCCGGCCCGACGCCAACGCGGCGCGGCTCAACCGCAGCGCACGCCGCATGGCCATGCCGGAGCTGCCCGAGGAGCTGTTCCTCGGTGCCATCGAGACCCTGCTCCAGCACGACTCCGAGTGGATCCCCACGCAGCCCAACAGCAGCCTGTACCTGCGGCCCTTCATGTTCGCCACCGATGTCGGGCTGGGGGTGAACCACCCCTCGCGCAGCTACCGGTTCGTGCTCATCGCCTCGCCGTCGGGCCCGTACTTCTCCGGCGGGATCAAGCCGGTCACCGTGTGGCTGAGCGAGGACTACACGCGCGCGGCGCCGGGCGGCACCGGTCAGGCCAAATTCGCCGGAAACTACGCCGCCAGCTTCGTCGCCCAGTCCCAGGCGGTGGAACAGGGCTGCGACCAGGTGGTCTGGCTGGACGCGAAGGAGCACCGCTGGGTCGAGGAGATGGGCGGGATGAACCTGTTCTTCGTCTTCGGCTCCGGCGACGACGCGCGGCTGCTCACGCCTCCGCTGACCGGAACCCTCCTTCCGGGCATCACCCGCGATTCGCTGCTGAGTCTCGGCCCCGAGCTCGGCTTCCCGACCGAGGAGTCCCCGATCTCCACCGAGGAGTGGCGCCGCGCCGCGCGCAGCGGCGAGCTGACCGAGGTTTTCGCGTGCGGCACCGCCGCGGTGATCACCCCCGTCGGCCACGTCAAGAGCAAGGACGGGGAGTTCACCATCGGCGACGGCGGAGCCGGCCCGGTCACGATGGGACTGCGCGAGGAGCTCGTCGCCCTGCAGTACGGCACCCGCCCCGACACCCACGGCTGGGTGCGCATCTTCGACTGA